In Candidatus Zixiibacteriota bacterium, a single genomic region encodes these proteins:
- a CDS encoding adenosine-specific kinase, with protein sequence MKTEIVKIVAPSDTNLIFGMTHFIKSVEDIHEVMVNSVPAIKFGVAFSEASQECLVRSSGNDPELIKAAEDNILKIGCGHSFLIFMREAFPINVLNNLKNCVEVCRIFCATANPVEVIVAVSEQGRGVMGVIDGFAPKGVESDKHKQERMGFLRMIGYKLGPSEK encoded by the coding sequence ATGAAAACTGAAATTGTCAAGATCGTCGCTCCCTCTGACACAAATCTGATTTTCGGCATGACGCATTTCATCAAGAGTGTCGAGGATATCCACGAGGTGATGGTGAATTCGGTGCCTGCGATCAAGTTCGGTGTTGCATTTTCAGAGGCATCACAGGAGTGTTTGGTGAGATCCTCGGGTAACGATCCCGAACTGATCAAGGCTGCCGAGGATAATATTCTGAAAATCGGCTGCGGACATTCGTTCTTGATCTTCATGCGAGAGGCTTTCCCGATCAACGTCCTCAATAATCTGAAAAACTGTGTCGAGGTCTGTCGGATATTCTGCGCGACGGCAAATCCGGTCGAGGTGATTGTTGCGGTGTCGGAGCAGGGACGCGGTGTGATGGGTGTGATCGATGGTTTCGCACCGAAAGGTGTCGAGTCAGACAAGCACAAACAGGAACGCATGGGATTCCTTCGAATGATCGGCTACAAACTGGGACCGTCAGAGAAATAG